From Pseudoalteromonas viridis, the proteins below share one genomic window:
- the lpxK gene encoding tetraacyldisaccharide 4'-kinase: MNRLERSWYQPLGLLNILLLPLSGLFWLLSSLRRAMFKLGLKRVYKASVPVIIVGNIGIGGNGKTPFVLWLVPYLESLGLKVAVISRGYGAKPPSLPYRVTDSSSAAEAGDEPLLIYKRLGCPVMIGGDRQASIEMLMREDKPDIIVSDDGLQHYQLARNIEICIVDAQRRFGNGLLLPAGPLRETPGRLKYTDLVVYNGESDGVGYELVRNGYFCVKDNQAVAQTAGQGVAVSAIGNPQRFEQSLRSDGIELTATLHFADHHAYSAADFATCEDQAVFMTEKDAVKCQSFGKENWYYLKVEAQPSAALTQQLNSLLKQKGIVNHGL, translated from the coding sequence ATGAATCGCCTAGAGCGCAGCTGGTATCAGCCCCTGGGGCTGTTAAATATCTTACTGCTGCCTTTGTCAGGCTTATTTTGGTTACTGAGCTCACTGCGCAGGGCAATGTTTAAGCTGGGCCTCAAGCGTGTCTATAAAGCGTCCGTACCGGTGATCATTGTTGGCAACATAGGCATAGGTGGCAACGGTAAAACGCCGTTCGTGTTATGGCTGGTACCTTACCTAGAGTCGTTGGGCCTGAAAGTAGCCGTGATCAGCCGGGGCTATGGCGCCAAGCCTCCCAGCTTGCCATACCGAGTGACGGACAGCAGCAGCGCCGCAGAAGCGGGCGATGAGCCTTTATTGATATACAAACGTCTGGGTTGCCCGGTGATGATAGGTGGCGACCGTCAGGCAAGCATCGAAATGCTGATGCGTGAAGACAAACCGGATATTATCGTCAGTGACGATGGTCTGCAGCATTACCAGCTGGCCCGGAATATCGAGATTTGTATTGTCGATGCACAGCGCCGTTTTGGTAATGGTCTGCTGTTACCGGCCGGCCCGTTGCGCGAAACACCCGGGCGTCTTAAGTACACAGATCTGGTTGTCTATAATGGAGAGTCTGACGGGGTTGGTTATGAGCTGGTACGCAACGGCTATTTCTGCGTGAAAGATAATCAGGCGGTTGCACAAACTGCCGGACAGGGCGTTGCCGTTAGCGCCATTGGTAATCCGCAGCGATTTGAACAATCCTTGCGCTCAGATGGCATTGAACTGACCGCTACACTGCATTTTGCCGATCACCATGCCTACAGCGCAGCCGACTTTGCCACGTGCGAAGATCAGGCTGTCTTTATGACCGAAAAAGACGCGGTAAAATGCCAGTCATTCGGCAAAGAAAATTGGTATTATTTAAAAGTAGAAGCCCAGCCCAGTGCTGCGCTGACACAACAACTGAATTCGTTATTAAAACAAAAAGGGATAGTCAACCATGGCCTTTGA
- a CDS encoding aminotransferase class V-fold PLP-dependent enzyme, with protein MNDTPCTQLRRDFPIFEVSVDDQPLCYLDSAATTQKPNQVIQAVKDFYQSQNANVHRGLHTLSEQATTAYEAVRGQLAQFLNVQSREIVWTSGATASLNLIAYGLSDSLKKDDIILLSPLEHHANIVPWQLAAKRTGARIELLPVDAQGILQLEQAKALIENLKPKVLSVCHASNALGNINDVAALIASSKNSGTITVVDGAQSLLHLRPDLQQLDCDFYVFSAHKALGPTGLGGLYGRYELLNALPVYQSGGEMIDTVSFSGTTFRPAPEKFEPGTPNIAGVIGFGAALDYLAAQDHDALFQHEQSLYQNLLQQLSEIDGIRIWGDTANNVGTISFSYKNEHHYDLATLLNTHGIAVRSGHHCTQPLMAHLGIEGTIRASLAFYNNQQDISRFIAALKDTISLLEE; from the coding sequence TTGAACGATACCCCTTGCACACAACTTAGGCGTGATTTCCCCATCTTTGAGGTGTCGGTTGACGACCAGCCTTTGTGCTATCTTGACTCCGCTGCCACCACCCAGAAACCCAATCAGGTGATCCAGGCTGTAAAGGATTTTTACCAGTCTCAGAACGCCAATGTACATCGAGGTTTACACACACTCAGTGAGCAGGCAACCACAGCCTATGAGGCCGTACGAGGACAATTAGCGCAATTTCTTAATGTGCAAAGCCGAGAAATTGTCTGGACCAGTGGCGCTACCGCCTCTTTGAATTTAATTGCGTATGGCCTGAGCGACAGCTTAAAAAAAGACGATATTATCTTGTTGTCTCCTTTGGAGCATCACGCCAATATCGTACCCTGGCAACTTGCCGCAAAGCGCACGGGTGCACGTATTGAGTTACTGCCTGTAGATGCCCAAGGTATTCTTCAGCTTGAACAAGCTAAAGCGCTGATAGAGAACCTAAAACCCAAAGTACTGAGTGTATGTCATGCCTCTAATGCTCTGGGCAACATTAATGATGTAGCAGCGCTGATAGCGAGCAGTAAAAACTCAGGAACTATTACTGTGGTAGATGGCGCTCAATCTTTATTGCATTTGCGCCCGGATTTACAGCAGCTGGATTGCGATTTTTATGTGTTTTCTGCACATAAGGCGCTGGGTCCGACCGGTTTAGGTGGCCTGTATGGACGTTATGAACTGCTCAATGCCCTGCCCGTTTATCAAAGCGGCGGCGAAATGATAGACACAGTCAGTTTTAGTGGCACCACCTTTCGCCCGGCCCCCGAAAAATTTGAGCCCGGCACGCCCAATATTGCCGGTGTTATCGGTTTTGGCGCGGCCCTGGATTACCTTGCAGCACAAGATCATGATGCATTATTCCAGCACGAACAATCACTATATCAGAACCTGCTTCAGCAACTGAGCGAAATAGACGGGATCCGGATTTGGGGCGATACAGCAAACAATGTGGGCACTATCAGTTTTAGCTACAAAAACGAGCACCATTACGATCTCGCAACCTTGCTCAATACCCATGGTATTGCTGTCAGAAGCGGCCACCATTGCACACAACCTTTGATGGCGCATCTGGGCATCGAAGGCACCATCCGTGCCAGTCTGGCGTTTTACAACAACCAGCAAGACATCAGTCGGTTTATCGCAGCACTGAAAGACACCATCAGTTTATTAGAAGAGTAA
- the msbA gene encoding lipid A export permease/ATP-binding protein MsbA gives MQQSAKQIYKRLLSYTFDFKVPALFAIIGMLGYAAMDALFVQLMQPFIDDGLTERNAEVLKMAPIVVVLLVIGRGIFNYMASYCLSYVGSQVVRKLRQSLFEHMLFLPVSFHDQHSNGEMISKITFDTEQVQQAVTRALQVMIREGAFVLFLLVVMFNASWQLSLIFLVVIPIVGVIVNLVSKRFRKISKNIQDAMGEVTRSSEQMLAGHKVIHGFGGQDKEITHFADVNNRNRQQRVKMDATRALSVSVIQIIAASAMALILAIIAMPEMIDTISSGTFVSLTTSMMMMLRPLKQLANVNSDLQRGIAAATSIFEILDKEQEKNTGKLEADSVKGEIAVSGVTFRYPGKDEAVIKSLSLQIPAGQSIALVGRSGSGKSTLSNLLPRFYDWDEGEITLDGVKLQDYTLSSLRKQFALVSQQVVLFNDTIANNIMYGLERAYTQEELEQVAKQAHVWEFVKDLPEGLNTMVGENGVMLSGGQRQRIAIARAIVKNAPILILDEATSALDTESERLIQQALDNLMKDKTSIVIAHRLSTIEQSDCIYVLDQGRIVEQGKHQALLEQKGIYAALCQMQYGEQA, from the coding sequence ATGCAACAATCCGCCAAGCAGATCTACAAGCGGCTTCTGAGTTACACCTTCGATTTTAAAGTGCCGGCCTTGTTTGCCATCATTGGCATGCTCGGTTACGCCGCCATGGATGCGCTGTTCGTTCAGTTAATGCAGCCGTTTATTGACGATGGCCTGACAGAGCGCAACGCCGAAGTGTTAAAAATGGCACCCATAGTGGTAGTGTTGCTGGTTATTGGACGTGGTATTTTCAACTACATGGCATCGTATTGTCTGAGCTATGTGGGCTCTCAGGTAGTAAGAAAGCTGCGTCAGTCTTTGTTTGAACACATGCTGTTCTTGCCGGTAAGTTTTCACGACCAACACTCCAACGGTGAAATGATCTCAAAAATCACCTTTGATACGGAACAAGTACAACAGGCAGTGACCCGCGCTTTGCAGGTCATGATCCGCGAAGGGGCCTTTGTGCTGTTTTTGCTGGTGGTCATGTTCAACGCCAGCTGGCAATTGTCTTTGATATTCTTAGTGGTTATTCCCATCGTCGGCGTGATAGTGAACCTGGTCTCCAAGCGCTTTCGTAAAATTTCAAAGAATATTCAGGATGCCATGGGCGAAGTAACCCGTAGTTCAGAGCAAATGCTGGCCGGGCATAAAGTGATCCATGGTTTCGGTGGTCAGGACAAAGAGATAACTCACTTTGCCGATGTGAATAACCGCAATCGCCAGCAACGTGTAAAGATGGATGCAACGCGCGCACTGAGCGTGTCGGTGATCCAAATTATTGCAGCCAGCGCCATGGCATTGATCCTGGCTATCATCGCGATGCCAGAAATGATAGACACCATCTCGTCGGGCACCTTTGTGTCGCTGACGACCTCTATGATGATGATGCTCAGACCGCTTAAGCAGCTGGCGAATGTGAACAGTGATTTGCAGCGCGGCATTGCTGCGGCGACCAGTATTTTTGAAATTCTGGATAAAGAGCAGGAAAAGAACACCGGCAAACTTGAGGCGGACAGCGTTAAGGGCGAAATTGCGGTTTCAGGCGTAACCTTCCGTTACCCGGGCAAAGACGAAGCCGTCATTAAATCCTTATCATTACAAATTCCGGCTGGCCAGAGTATCGCGCTGGTGGGCCGCAGTGGTTCAGGTAAGTCGACTTTATCAAACCTGCTGCCGCGTTTTTACGACTGGGATGAAGGGGAGATCACCCTCGATGGGGTGAAACTTCAGGACTACACGCTGTCGTCGCTGCGCAAACAGTTTGCACTGGTGTCACAGCAGGTGGTGCTGTTTAACGACACCATTGCCAATAACATTATGTATGGACTGGAGCGCGCTTACACTCAGGAAGAGCTTGAGCAGGTCGCAAAGCAGGCCCATGTCTGGGAGTTTGTTAAAGACTTGCCTGAGGGGTTGAATACTATGGTGGGTGAAAACGGTGTCATGCTTTCCGGCGGACAGCGCCAGCGTATTGCCATCGCCCGTGCAATTGTTAAAAACGCGCCCATTTTGATTCTCGATGAAGCGACTTCTGCATTGGATACGGAGTCAGAGCGTTTGATCCAGCAGGCACTGGATAATCTGATGAAAGATAAAACCTCCATTGTGATAGCACACCGCCTGTCGACCATAGAGCAATCCGATTGCATTTATGTGCTCGATCAGGGACGCATTGTCGAGCAGGGCAAACACCAGGCACTGCTTGAGCAAAAGGGCATTTATGCCGCGCTATGTCAGATGCAATATGGTGAGCAGGCATGA
- the sdhC gene encoding succinate dehydrogenase, cytochrome b556 subunit, whose amino-acid sequence MKKQRPVNLDLTTISMPPTAKASILHRITGVALFFALTFVIWAWSESLSSPEGFEFVKELMTGFIAKFIAWGTLTVLSYHIIGGVRHMIQDMGHWEELESGNTSAKIALALWVIVAILAGVWIWS is encoded by the coding sequence GTGAAAAAGCAAAGACCTGTAAATCTAGATCTTACGACTATATCTATGCCACCTACGGCAAAAGCGTCGATTTTGCACCGTATCACCGGTGTTGCGTTATTCTTCGCATTGACCTTTGTCATTTGGGCGTGGTCTGAGTCTCTTTCTTCTCCTGAAGGGTTTGAATTTGTTAAAGAGCTAATGACTGGCTTTATTGCAAAATTCATTGCGTGGGGCACCCTGACTGTATTGTCTTACCACATCATTGGTGGCGTACGTCACATGATCCAAGACATGGGTCACTGGGAAGAATTAGAATCGGGCAACACCAGTGCTAAAATCGCATTGGCGCTGTGGGTAATCGTAGCCATCCTGGCAGGAGTGTGGATATGGTCTTAA
- the kdsB gene encoding 3-deoxy-manno-octulosonate cytidylyltransferase — protein MEFIVVIPARYASTRLPGKPLADICGKPMIQHVFEQAQKSGAKAVYIATDNTQVFERAKTFTENVLMTREDHQSGTERLAEVVEQLGLADDTLVVNVQGDEPLLAPENITQVATLLHEAQEAPMATLSVDVTDVQEVLNPNAVKVVQDAHQNALYFSRASIPFQRDSMMELDESKIPLVHFQRHVGIYAYRAGFIKTYLALPVSPLEGQESLEQLRVLYHGYRIKIAKACRPVYAGVDTPEDLKRVVEYLNGVL, from the coding sequence GTGGAATTCATAGTCGTTATTCCAGCGCGTTACGCTTCAACCCGCCTGCCCGGCAAACCGCTGGCTGATATTTGTGGTAAACCCATGATCCAGCATGTGTTTGAGCAGGCGCAAAAATCTGGCGCCAAAGCCGTTTATATCGCCACCGACAACACTCAGGTGTTCGAGCGCGCTAAAACCTTTACAGAAAACGTACTGATGACCCGAGAAGATCATCAATCGGGTACTGAGCGTCTTGCTGAGGTGGTTGAACAGCTCGGCCTGGCCGACGATACCTTAGTGGTTAATGTGCAGGGCGATGAGCCCTTGTTAGCGCCGGAAAACATTACTCAGGTGGCGACCTTACTGCATGAAGCGCAGGAAGCGCCGATGGCGACGTTGAGCGTTGATGTGACGGATGTGCAGGAAGTACTGAATCCTAATGCCGTTAAAGTGGTTCAGGACGCGCACCAAAATGCGCTGTATTTTTCTCGTGCCTCCATCCCGTTTCAGCGTGACAGCATGATGGAATTGGATGAAAGCAAAATCCCTCTGGTACATTTTCAGCGCCATGTGGGGATTTATGCTTATCGTGCCGGTTTTATAAAAACCTACCTGGCCTTACCGGTTTCTCCGCTGGAAGGGCAGGAATCGCTTGAGCAGTTGCGCGTGTTATACCACGGTTACCGCATTAAAATTGCCAAGGCGTGTCGCCCGGTTTATGCCGGGGTTGATACACCGGAAGACTTAAAACGCGTTGTAGAGTACCTCAATGGCGTCCTTTGA
- a CDS encoding Trm112 family protein: MAFDTKLLEIIACPVCKGKLRFDKDNQELISTAAKLAYPVRNDIPVLLENEARELSLEEVEKWNS, translated from the coding sequence ATGGCCTTTGACACTAAATTACTCGAGATTATTGCTTGTCCGGTTTGCAAAGGAAAACTGAGATTTGACAAAGACAATCAGGAGCTGATCAGCACGGCTGCGAAACTGGCTTACCCTGTCAGAAACGACATTCCAGTACTACTGGAAAACGAAGCGCGTGAATTATCCCTTGAAGAGGTCGAAAAGTGGAATTCATAG
- a CDS encoding citrate synthase, producing the protein MADKKATVHIDGHDPIELPIYSGTAGQDVVDVRTLGAHGFFTYDPGFMSTGSCESSITYIDGAKGVLLHRGYPIEQLAEQSNYIELCYLLLNGELPNDAQLEEFAKNITHNTMLHEKIASFFQGFRVDSHPMAMLCGVVGALSSFYHDDLDISDADQRMRCAIKLVAKLPTIAAMAYKYNTGQPFVYPRNDLSYAENFLHMMFSVPAEEYKVNPVLAKAMDRIFMLHADHEQNASTSTVRLAGSSGANPYACIAAGIASLWGPAHGGANEACLNMLEEIGTVDRIDEYVAKAKDKNDPFRLMGFGHRVYKNFDPRATVMRQTCHEVLKELNIQDPLLDVAMKLEQIALEDPYFVEKKLYPNVDFYSGIILKAIGIPTSMFTVIFAMSRTVGWISHWNEMLSQPGHKIGRPRQLYTGYTARDYKKEGDR; encoded by the coding sequence ATGGCAGATAAGAAAGCCACAGTCCATATCGATGGTCATGATCCGATCGAACTCCCGATCTACTCTGGCACTGCTGGCCAGGACGTAGTCGACGTCCGCACACTTGGCGCTCACGGCTTCTTCACATACGACCCTGGTTTTATGTCGACTGGCTCTTGCGAATCATCTATTACTTATATCGATGGTGCAAAGGGTGTACTACTACACCGTGGTTACCCAATCGAGCAATTAGCAGAGCAATCTAACTACATTGAGCTGTGCTACCTGCTTCTTAACGGTGAATTACCAAACGATGCGCAACTTGAAGAATTTGCAAAGAACATCACGCACAACACTATGCTGCATGAGAAAATTGCGTCTTTCTTCCAGGGTTTCCGTGTTGATTCTCACCCAATGGCGATGCTGTGTGGTGTGGTTGGTGCATTGTCTTCGTTCTATCACGATGACCTGGACATCTCAGACGCTGACCAGCGTATGCGTTGTGCAATCAAACTGGTTGCTAAACTGCCTACCATTGCTGCGATGGCGTACAAGTACAACACAGGCCAGCCGTTCGTTTACCCACGTAACGACCTGAGCTACGCAGAAAACTTCCTGCACATGATGTTCTCAGTCCCTGCTGAAGAGTACAAGGTTAACCCTGTACTGGCCAAAGCTATGGACCGTATCTTCATGCTACACGCAGATCACGAGCAAAACGCGTCTACTTCAACGGTACGTCTTGCTGGTTCTTCAGGCGCTAACCCTTATGCGTGTATCGCAGCGGGTATCGCGTCACTGTGGGGTCCTGCGCACGGTGGTGCAAACGAAGCGTGTCTGAACATGCTGGAAGAAATTGGTACTGTTGACCGTATCGACGAATACGTTGCAAAGGCAAAAGACAAGAACGACCCGTTCCGTCTGATGGGCTTTGGTCACCGCGTATACAAAAACTTCGACCCACGTGCGACCGTAATGCGTCAAACTTGTCACGAAGTGCTGAAAGAGCTGAACATTCAGGATCCATTGCTTGACGTTGCAATGAAACTTGAGCAGATCGCACTGGAAGACCCGTACTTCGTTGAGAAGAAGCTGTACCCGAATGTTGATTTCTACTCAGGTATCATCCTGAAGGCGATTGGTATTCCGACCAGCATGTTCACTGTGATCTTCGCTATGTCTCGTACTGTTGGCTGGATCTCACACTGGAACGAAATGCTGTCTCAGCCTGGTCATAAGATTGGTCGTCCACGTCAATTGTATACTGGCTACACGGCACGTGACTACAAAAAAGAGGGCGACAGATAA
- a CDS encoding TIGR01621 family pseudouridine synthase — MASFEVIACHPDFVVAHKPAGVSFHSEQESGFVALLAEQLGEQLYPVHRLDKVTSGLLVLARSSDAAARLTERFTSRAVDKFYLALIDNKPKKKQGWVKGDMAKSRRGTYKLLTSQDNPAVTRFYSASIAPGVRACLLKPYSGKTHQLRVALKSLSAPILGDVSYGGSEADRVYLHAYCLSFEWDNERMTFYALPQGGARFAELADTEVMQSWAKPRELEW, encoded by the coding sequence ATGGCGTCCTTTGAGGTAATTGCCTGCCACCCCGACTTTGTGGTGGCACATAAACCCGCCGGGGTGAGTTTTCACAGTGAACAGGAAAGCGGCTTTGTTGCCTTATTAGCTGAGCAGCTCGGCGAGCAGCTTTATCCTGTACACCGACTCGATAAGGTGACGTCCGGCTTGTTGGTGCTGGCTCGTTCCAGTGATGCTGCGGCTAGGCTGACTGAGCGCTTTACCAGTCGCGCCGTGGATAAATTCTATCTGGCCCTCATTGATAACAAGCCCAAAAAGAAGCAAGGCTGGGTTAAAGGCGACATGGCCAAATCCCGGCGCGGCACGTATAAGTTATTAACCAGTCAGGACAACCCGGCTGTCACGCGCTTTTATAGTGCCAGCATAGCGCCTGGCGTGAGAGCCTGTTTACTCAAACCTTACAGCGGCAAAACCCATCAGCTACGGGTTGCGCTAAAAAGCTTATCAGCGCCCATCCTCGGCGATGTCAGCTATGGTGGCAGTGAAGCCGACAGAGTTTACCTGCACGCCTACTGTTTGAGCTTTGAGTGGGACAACGAAAGAATGACATTTTATGCTTTGCCTCAGGGCGGAGCACGGTTTGCTGAGCTGGCAGACACAGAAGTAATGCAAAGCTGGGCAAAGCCCAGAGAGTTAGAGTGGTAA
- the tcdA gene encoding tRNA cyclic N6-threonylcarbamoyladenosine(37) synthase TcdA: MTQDTSLRFGGIGRLYGDTELSWLGEASFCVIGIGGVGSWVAEALARTGIGKITLIDLDDICVTNINRQLHAKTETIGQPKVEAMQARCQSINPDCQVEVIDDFITLDNIKEHIQGFDYVIDCIDAVKEKAALIAHCKRQKIPVITTGGAGGQTDPSQICYGDVAKTTHDPLLAKVRYLLRKQYNFTTNPKRKFAVDCVYSTEQLVYPTGDGSVCKAKQMADGSKNMDCATGFGSATMVTGSFGFFAAAKAIRKYLDKRTREAG, translated from the coding sequence ATGACGCAAGATACATCCTTAAGATTTGGTGGCATCGGCCGCTTGTATGGAGATACAGAGCTAAGCTGGCTTGGCGAGGCCAGTTTCTGTGTAATAGGCATTGGTGGCGTGGGCAGCTGGGTGGCAGAGGCTCTGGCGCGTACTGGCATAGGTAAAATTACCCTGATTGACCTGGATGATATCTGTGTCACTAATATCAATCGCCAGCTGCATGCAAAAACTGAGACCATAGGCCAGCCTAAAGTCGAAGCCATGCAGGCGCGTTGTCAGTCCATCAATCCGGATTGTCAGGTTGAGGTGATAGATGACTTTATCACCCTGGATAATATCAAAGAGCATATTCAGGGTTTTGATTATGTCATCGACTGTATTGATGCAGTCAAAGAAAAAGCGGCGTTGATAGCGCACTGTAAACGACAAAAAATTCCGGTGATCACCACAGGTGGTGCGGGTGGTCAGACAGATCCTAGTCAGATCTGCTATGGAGATGTGGCGAAAACCACCCACGATCCTTTGCTTGCAAAAGTCCGATACCTGCTGCGTAAGCAATATAACTTCACTACCAATCCGAAGCGTAAGTTTGCTGTCGACTGTGTGTATTCGACCGAGCAACTGGTTTATCCAACCGGTGACGGGAGTGTCTGTAAAGCCAAACAAATGGCTGATGGCAGCAAGAATATGGACTGTGCGACCGGGTTTGGCTCTGCAACTATGGTGACGGGCAGCTTTGGCTTTTTTGCTGCGGCAAAGGCCATCCGTAAGTACTTAGACAAGCGCACGCGCGAAGCGGGCTAA
- a CDS encoding SufE family protein — protein MDLSHIEHTLAQHGAWQGKYREIMLLGKALPAMPDALKTDDALVKGCESKVWLHLDLDEQRQRLVLIADSDTRIVKGLLAIILACYNNQLPQEAGKLDAYELFDRLGLIKHLSPSRGNGVRAIVERIHQQLQVLQ, from the coding sequence ATGGACTTATCACACATAGAGCACACCCTGGCTCAGCACGGCGCCTGGCAGGGCAAGTATCGCGAAATCATGCTACTGGGCAAGGCACTACCGGCCATGCCGGATGCACTAAAAACGGATGACGCGCTGGTGAAAGGCTGTGAGAGTAAAGTCTGGTTACACCTTGACCTGGATGAACAGCGGCAACGTCTGGTACTGATAGCAGACTCAGACACCCGCATAGTCAAAGGTTTACTGGCGATTATTCTTGCTTGCTATAACAACCAGTTACCGCAAGAAGCAGGTAAGCTTGATGCCTATGAGCTGTTTGACAGACTGGGGCTGATCAAGCACCTGAGCCCGTCTCGCGGCAACGGAGTGCGCGCTATCGTAGAGCGTATTCATCAACAACTTCAGGTGCTGCAATAG
- the sdhD gene encoding succinate dehydrogenase, hydrophobic membrane anchor protein, translated as MVLNQATLKRDGVQDYVSLRATALIILAYSVFIVGYFLLTPEISYEAWTGLFSNLAVKAATFITLVCIMVHTRIGLWQVLTDYVKCSTMRSVLGFVLNLMALAYVAVGLFVLWGV; from the coding sequence ATGGTCTTAAATCAAGCAACTCTGAAGCGCGACGGTGTGCAAGACTATGTGTCATTGCGCGCGACTGCACTAATCATCCTGGCTTATTCGGTATTTATCGTTGGCTATTTTCTGCTAACACCCGAAATCAGCTATGAAGCCTGGACAGGTTTGTTCTCAAATCTGGCCGTTAAAGCGGCAACTTTCATCACACTAGTATGCATCATGGTCCACACTCGCATTGGTTTGTGGCAGGTTTTGACGGACTACGTTAAGTGTTCAACGATGCGTTCTGTGCTGGGCTTTGTACTTAATCTGATGGCACTGGCGTATGTTGCTGTTGGCCTGTTTGTATTGTGGGGTGTTTAA